The DNA region AATATGAATGAAGTAAAGAGGATCGAGTATAAAAGCAATTATGTGTACTTTGTCGAATTTGATGATGGTTCGAACGGAGATGTGGATTTTTCAGAATATATTGGTAAAGGTCCCGTATTCGAACCATTTAGGGAACAGGAGTTTTTTCAAAGAGCGACAATCGAAGGTGGTACGATTTCATGGCCAAATGGAGTTGACATTGCGCCTGAGACATTGTATGAAAAGTTAATTGCACTCAACCGCTAGAGGCTAGAGGTTGGAGACTAGCTGTAAGACGGGAAACGGAGAAAACCACGGAGGCACAAAGACGTGAAAAGGCACAAAGCGGAAAGTAAAAATAAACATTAATGTGATAAAACCTCTCAGGTTTTCGAAACCTGAGAGGTTTAGTGTTTGATTAATTCATCACATAACAAATGACACAGTATTAGACTAAATAGTATGCAATTATTTTAACTTACAAAACATTACCATTTATTAACTAAAACAACCATAAATAGATATAAATAAATAGAAGAGAATATAAGTTTATCGCTTTAAAAAACTGATATCTTTAGAATTTTGAGCTTAAAAATTATTACTTCTAATCCGTTTACGAATTGTTACTTGTTTCATAAACGATTAAATACCGTCGTAAAATCTTCCCTTGCTTTCCCTTACATTTTATAGATTTACACCTCTAATTATTTTATCTTAAGACCCATATATTATTTTAATTTAAGTTTCGATAAATAAAGTGTCATTTGTTAAAACTTAAACACCAATTTTTTAAGGTGATAGTAAAATTAAGAGGACATATTATGGAAATTGCAAAATCCTATATTACTGATGAGGAGGGTTCCATCAAAAGTGTGGTTATTGACTTCAAAACATTTAAAAGACTAGAAAACATTTTACTTGATCAGGGGCTTGCCAAGGCAATGAACGAAGTAGAAAGTGACAACGAACATTCAATTGATGACGCTAAGCTCTTGGTAAAAGAATAATGAAAGTGCCAGTCTATAAAAAAGCGTGATAATTAAACGAATGGAAGATTCAATGGATCCTAAAGAAATAATTCACCTATTGAAAATATTTAAAGAAGAAAATAAGAATAAATATCATATAAAAAAAATTGGAATTTTTGGATCAGTTGCTAAAGATAGAATGAATGAGAAAAGTGATATTGATATTGTTGTAAATTTGACAAAACAGGACTTGTTTGAATTAATCGGTATTAAGCAGGATTTAGAGGAAAGACTAAAATGTCCAATCGATATTGTTAGTTATAGGAAAACAATGAATTCATTCCTTAAAAAACGAATCGATGAGGAAGCAGTTTATGTATGATAAAGAACTTGCTAAAGAAATACTAAATCAAATTTATCATGCAACAGAGCTTATTTTGCAACGGTTTGAGTCAATTCATAATGTTACTGATTTTACAAATAGCACAGCTGGAATGGAAAAACTAGATTCTATTTGTATGCAGCTTATAGTAATTGGTGAGGGATTAAAAAATTTTGATAAAGTTACTGAAAACTCTATTTTGTCAAAATATCGCCAAATCGAATGGAAGAAAGCAAAAGGATTAAGGGATATTATTACTCATCACTATATTGACATCAATGCTGAAGCTATTTATGACATATGTAAACATAAAATAGATAAATTAGCAGAAACCGTTAATAAAATATTAGAAGATATTGAATGATTAATTTATAGAATCATGTATAATTAAGATATTCAATTGACTTAATTGCTTTGATTTAAATTTGGCCAAATCAGTCGGTTCGCACTTTTTTAAGATATATCTTAAAATCTTTGATGAGTTTAACTTCTTCCCATTGATCTAATTGTTACTTGTTTCACAAAAAATTAATACTTTCGCTAAACCTTCACAAGCTTTCCACTATAATTTTCTAGATTTATCCCCTTATTTATTTTATCTTTTGTTCTTAAATTTTAATTTAATTCAATGTAAACAATAAATGGTTCGATAAAATAATAATGAACTCAACCCAAAAAATACTGCAAGAAATCTTATCCAAACGAATCTTGGTTCTCGATGGTGCAATGGGAACCATGATCCAGAGCTATCAATTGCAGGAAGAGGATTTTAGAGGTGATCAATTTGCGGACCATCTTTATGACTTGAAAGGAAATAATGACATCCTTTCCATAACCAAGCCACAAATCATTGTAGAAATTCATAGGTCATTTTTAGAAGCAGGATCGGATATCATTGAAACCAATACCTTCAATGCAACCCCAATATCTCAATTGGATTATCATACTGAATCTGCAGTTTACGAGATAAACCTTGCATCTGCAAAGATTGCCCGGCAAGTTGCTGCAGAATTTACAGAGAATCAACCGGAAAAACCCAGGTTCGTGGCAGGTGCGCTTGGTCCGACCAATAAAACCTTGTCTCTTTCGCCTGATGTCAATGATCCCGGTTATCGAAACATTTCTTTTTCTGAAATGGCTTCTGCTTACGGTGAGCAAATCATCGGACTTGTCGAGGGTGGGGTAGACATCCTTTTAGTGGAAACCATATTTGATACTTTGAATGCAAAAGCAGCGCTCTATGCCATTTCGGAGTATTTTGAATCCAGTGGAAATAGCATTCCAGTGATGATTTCCGGAACGATAATAGATGCCAGCGGCAGAACACTCTCCGGTCAAACAACTGAAGCATTCTATATCTCAGTATCGCATATGCAAAATCTACTCAGCGTGGGGTTGAACTGTTCACTCGGCTCGCCCCAAATGAGGCCGTTTATCGAAGAAATGGCCAGGATAGCATCCTACCATGTTAGCCTTTATCCGAATGCCGGTCTACCCAATGAATTTGGCGGTTATGATGAGACACCGGAGTTTATGGCAGCACAAATTGATGAGTATGCCAAAAGCGGTTTCCTAAACATTGTGGGTGGTTGTTGTGGAACAACCCCGGATCATATTCGGGCAATTGCCGAAGTCGTTCAAGGATATCCTCCCAGGAAAATTCCACAAAGCAAACCCTATCTCAGGTTGAGTGGACTCGAGGCTCTCGTCGTACGTCCGGATACCAATTTTGTCAATGTGGGTGAACGCACTAATGTAGCGGGTTCAAGAAGATTCGCAAAATTAATAATAGGGCAAGATTATGAAAAGGCGCTGTCTGTCGCCAGGCAGCAAGTAGAAAGTGGCGCTCAAATTTTGGACGTCAATATGGACGAAGGTATGTTGGATTCCGAGCAGGTCATGACTACTTTCCTTTACCTGGTTGCTACAGAGCCTGATATTTGTAAAATTCCCATTATGATTGATTCATCCAAATGGTCGGTAATCGAAGCAGGCCTCCGTTGTCTGCAAGGAAAGTGTGTAGTGAATTCCATCAGCTTAAAAGGCGGCGAAGAGGAATTTAAAGCACAAGCTCGCAGCATTTTGAGGTACGGTGCGGCAGTTATTGTAATGGCTTTTGACGAACAAGGCCAGGCAGATAACTTTGAGCGCAAGATTGAGATCTGTCGACGAACTTATGACATATTAACGAAAGAGATTGGATTTAAACCGAAGGACATTATTTTTGATCCCAATATACTCACTGTTGCAACAGGCATGCAAGAACATAATAATTATGCAGTAGATTACATTAACGCAACAAGATGGATTAAAGAACAATTGCCATTAGCGCATGTAAGTGGCGGTGTGAGTAACATTTCTTTTTCATTCAGAAGTAATGAGCAAGTACGAAGGGCAATGCACTCTGCATTTCTATTTCATGCAATAGAAGCAGGTATGGATATGGGCATCGTAAATGCCGGCCAGCTCGATGTCTACGAAGATATCGACAAAGATTTACTCGAAAGAGTAGAAGATGTATTACTGAATCGACGCACGGATGCGACTGAGAGATTAGTGGAATTTGCAGAAACTATCGGAAGAAATGGTAAAGTTAAGGTAAAGACTGATGAATGGCGCAAATTAAGTGTGGAAGAGCGCTTAAAACACGCGCTTGTAAAAGGGATAGTCGACCACATTATTGAAGATACCGAAGAAGCCAGGCAACAATATCCGGAGCCTTTAAAGGTGATTGAAGGACCCTTGATGGATGGCATGAATATCGTTGGCGATTTGTTCGGATCGGGAAAGATGTTCTTACCACAAGTGGTAAAAAGCGCCCGTGTCATGAAGAAAGCTGTTTCTCATTTAGTCCCATATATTGATGCGGAAAAAGCCAAGGCCAAAGTTGTACGATCTAAAGCCAAAATCTTACTTGCCACCGTCAAAGGAGACGTTCACGATATCGGCAAAAAGATTGTTGGCGTTGTGCTTGCATGCAATAATTATGAAGTTATTGATCTTGGAGTAATGGTGCCGGCTGATAAAATACTGAATAAAGCGATAGAAAATGACGTGGATATTATTGGCCTGAGTGGATTGATTACTCCATCTCTGGATGAGATGCAGCACGTTGCTGCTGAAATGGAGCGTTTGAATTTTACCAAACCCTTGCTGATCGGCGGCGCTACAACTTCTCGAATTCATACAGCCGTCAAAATTGCTGAAAATTATTCCGGACCGACAGTACACGTTTTGGATGCCTCCCGGAGTGTGCCGGTGGTTTCGAAATTAACAACTCCGGATAATAAAGAAGGCTTTGTAAAAGAGATTGAAGAGGAATACAAAGGTGTTAGGGAAGAGCATTATCGAAGACAATCTAAAAAGCAATTCCTCTCATTCCAGCAAGCACAAAAGAATAAATTCCAAATCAATTGGAAAGACACCAATATTACCACGCCGAATAAATTAGGAATAACCGTATTCAAAAATTATCCTTTAAATGAAATAAGACCCTATATTGATTGGAAACCATTTTTTATTACCTGGGAATTAAAAGGGAATTATCCGGATATCTTCGAAGATCCGAAGGTAGGGGAGGAAGCTAAGATATTATTTGATGAGGCGAA from candidate division KSB1 bacterium includes:
- a CDS encoding DUF2442 domain-containing protein, with the protein product MWNMNEVKRIEYKSNYVYFVEFDDGSNGDVDFSEYIGKGPVFEPFREQEFFQRATIEGGTISWPNGVDIAPETLYEKLIALNR
- a CDS encoding antitoxin, coding for MEIAKSYITDEEGSIKSVVIDFKTFKRLENILLDQGLAKAMNEVESDNEHSIDDAKLLVKE
- a CDS encoding nucleotidyltransferase domain-containing protein yields the protein MDPKEIIHLLKIFKEENKNKYHIKKIGIFGSVAKDRMNEKSDIDIVVNLTKQDLFELIGIKQDLEERLKCPIDIVSYRKTMNSFLKKRIDEEAVYV
- a CDS encoding DUF86 domain-containing protein, with amino-acid sequence MYDKELAKEILNQIYHATELILQRFESIHNVTDFTNSTAGMEKLDSICMQLIVIGEGLKNFDKVTENSILSKYRQIEWKKAKGLRDIITHHYIDINAEAIYDICKHKIDKLAETVNKILEDIE
- the metH gene encoding methionine synthase, which codes for MNSTQKILQEILSKRILVLDGAMGTMIQSYQLQEEDFRGDQFADHLYDLKGNNDILSITKPQIIVEIHRSFLEAGSDIIETNTFNATPISQLDYHTESAVYEINLASAKIARQVAAEFTENQPEKPRFVAGALGPTNKTLSLSPDVNDPGYRNISFSEMASAYGEQIIGLVEGGVDILLVETIFDTLNAKAALYAISEYFESSGNSIPVMISGTIIDASGRTLSGQTTEAFYISVSHMQNLLSVGLNCSLGSPQMRPFIEEMARIASYHVSLYPNAGLPNEFGGYDETPEFMAAQIDEYAKSGFLNIVGGCCGTTPDHIRAIAEVVQGYPPRKIPQSKPYLRLSGLEALVVRPDTNFVNVGERTNVAGSRRFAKLIIGQDYEKALSVARQQVESGAQILDVNMDEGMLDSEQVMTTFLYLVATEPDICKIPIMIDSSKWSVIEAGLRCLQGKCVVNSISLKGGEEEFKAQARSILRYGAAVIVMAFDEQGQADNFERKIEICRRTYDILTKEIGFKPKDIIFDPNILTVATGMQEHNNYAVDYINATRWIKEQLPLAHVSGGVSNISFSFRSNEQVRRAMHSAFLFHAIEAGMDMGIVNAGQLDVYEDIDKDLLERVEDVLLNRRTDATERLVEFAETIGRNGKVKVKTDEWRKLSVEERLKHALVKGIVDHIIEDTEEARQQYPEPLKVIEGPLMDGMNIVGDLFGSGKMFLPQVVKSARVMKKAVSHLVPYIDAEKAKAKVVRSKAKILLATVKGDVHDIGKKIVGVVLACNNYEVIDLGVMVPADKILNKAIENDVDIIGLSGLITPSLDEMQHVAAEMERLNFTKPLLIGGATTSRIHTAVKIAENYSGPTVHVLDASRSVPVVSKLTTPDNKEGFVKEIEEEYKGVREEHYRRQSKKQFLSFQQAQKNKFQINWKDTNITTPNKLGITVFKNYPLNEIRPYIDWKPFFITWELKGNYPDIFEDPKVGEEAKILFDEANSMLDNIIQDKLLTANGVIGLFPANSVVDDIEVYKDEARTENLAKFHTLRQQTLKSAGNPNRALADYVAPKGTVDDYIGGFAASVGFGVDEMVKQFEKEYDDYNAIMVKALADRFAEAFAELLHEKVRNEIWTYAPVEKFTNKELIREKYQGIRPAPGYPACPDHTEKLTLFELLEVEKHTGIQLTENLAMLPAASVCGIYFSHPDANYFSVGKLLKDQIEDYAARKGMAVEEVERWLSPALGY